In a genomic window of Jaculus jaculus isolate mJacJac1 chromosome 8, mJacJac1.mat.Y.cur, whole genome shotgun sequence:
- the LOC101611277 gene encoding olfactory receptor 1509, with protein sequence MGALNQTRVTEFIFLGLTDNWVLQTVFFTAFTATYMLTLWGNVLIVLIIVLTPRLHTPMYFFLSNLSFIDICHSSVTVPKMLEGLLLERKTISYDNCITQLFFLHLFACAEIFLLTIMAYDRYVAICTPLHYPAVMNMRVCVQLVFALWLGGTIHSLVQTFLTIRLPYCGPNIIDSYFCDVPSVIKLACTDTYLTGMLIVSNSGTISLTCFLALVTSYTVILVSLRKQSAEGRRKALSTCSTHFMVVALFFGPCIFIYTRPDTSFSIDKVVSVFYTVITPLLNPLIYTFRNEEVKSAMKQFRQRQIFS encoded by the coding sequence ATGGGAGCTCTAAATCAAACAAGAGTGactgaatttattttcttgggaCTCACTGATAACTGGGTGTTGCAGACAGTGTTTTTCACAGCATTCACAGCCACTTACATGCTAACCCTTTGGGGGAATGTTCTCATTGTTCTTATCATAGTCCTTACTCCACGTCTTCACACTCccatgtatttcttcctcagCAATCTATCCTTTATTGACATTTGCCACTCATCTGTCACAGTGCCCAAGATGCTGGAGGGTTTGCTTTTAGAGAGAAAGACCATTTCCTATGACAATTGTATCACACAGCTCTTCTTCCTACACCTTTTTGCTTGTGCGGAGATCTTTCTGCTGACTATCATGGCATATGACCGTTATGTAGCTATCTGCACCCCACTGCATTACCCTGCTGTTATGAACATGAGAGTCTGTGTGCAGCTTGTCTTTGCACTCTGGTTGGGGGGTACGATTCACTCACTCGTGCAGACTTTTTTGACCATTCGTCTACCTTACTGTGGTCCCAACATTATTGATAGCTACTTCTGTGACGTACCTTCTGTCATTAAACTGGCTTGCACAGACACATACCTTACAGGAATGTTGATCGTGTCCAATAGTGGAACCATCTCCCTCACCTGTTTTCTGGCCTTGGTTACTTCATACACAGTCATCCTGGTTTCTCTTCGCAAACAGTCAGCAGAAGGACGTCGGAAAGCCCTGTCTACCTGCTCAACCCACTTCATGGTAGTTGCCCTTTTCTTTGGACCCTGTATCTTCATCTACACTCGGCCAGATACTAGCTTCTCCATTGACAAGGTAGTTTCTGTCTTCTACACAGTGATCACCCCTTTGCTGAATCCTCTCATTTACACCTTCAGGAATGAGGAGGTAAAAAGTGCCATGAAGCAGTTCAGGCAGAGGCAAATTTTCTCATGA